aatctTTACCGtggcaaggaagaaaataaaccagattCTACAGCGTCCAACAGCAACTGGTCAGTCTTGGCtctattatatataatatatatatcgGACACCCCAGCGCTGGCGGCCGCGACccctgggggggaggggggggaggagggagggggggggagcaggggtgggatgcaccccagcccccgccccagcccccccctcGGGTCACCGATTGTCACCGGCGGCGAGCCCGGTGCTCGGGGcgccctggctgccccccgggcgcgggctgggggggcggcgGTGGTTATTTACCGGCGGGGGGGGCACGTACGTACATATTTAtaggcagcggggagggggccgcAGCACGGAGAGGAACAGAACAAAGTGCATTTATACAGACTAGATCCAGCTCTCgcggccgggggagggggcacggggggggggggaggggggggcggggagcgccgAGCCGGGGCTGCCATGCGAAGGGGTGAGGGGGGGTCCCGGCTGCCGACCCCGCTGGATTGTGCTCCCTCCTTCCAGACAAAGCCCCTGGCAGTCTGGGGGGAGGCTCccgcggctgccggcggggcgtgggggggcatggggggctCTCGGGCAGCTCCCCGGCTTTGAGCGACtatggggggggagggggagacaccccccaccccccccccaccccccctcgcCACTGTGGCTAAAGGCCGGTGTTGCGAGCGGGGTCCTCGGCGAGGGGGGCTCTGGAGCCTGGAAGAGATGGGGAGAAAGGGGTGAGGGGGACAGGGGGGCGAAGGGattgggggggggcagggaagcgCTGCCGGGGGGTGGGTCTTACCTGGGGCGTTGGTGGCAGCGCCCTGCAGGCTCCGGAGGGCGCGGGACAAGGGGCTGTCACTGTCAGGGCTGGGGGGCCGCTGGGACCACCCGTCCATCTccggggctgagccccccagcgGGGTGGCATCGGCTGAGGAGCTGCGCCCCAGGGACCGCAGCAGGTCCCGGTGGGCTGTTTCCACAGCCTGGGGGGTGCCCGGGAGAAAGGGGGCCAGGTCAGAGGGGTGGGCGCAGCTTTGGGGTCCAGGCCTGTGCCCCCGtgctgggacccccacccccgccgccccctgctTTCCCCAGtattcggggggggggggggggggctcaccTTCAGCCTGTTGAGCTTCAGCGTCAGCTGCTCGATGGTGCGGAAGATGAGGTCCACGTCgcagaggggagctggggggtccGGGGACCCCTCGGCAGGGCTGGGACGGGGGGGTGCCTCCTGCGGGGAGCCCCgcggggggctggaggggggcacgggggctggctgggggggtcccGTGGGCATGCTGACGTAGAAGTAGTTGCCTGGAGAGGGGACGAGCGGCGTGAACGGAGCCGGGACCTGCTCGGCTGGGTGTTGGTGGccccccggggcggggaggggaggggggggggtgtctgccTGAGGtcttgccccccccccgccatgtaGGGGGCAGCAGGTTGTGCCCCTTCATGGCAGGATCCAACCGTTTCCAGCTGCCTCTGGGTCACGGTGGGGGCTGCGGTGGCACTGGGTGACCTTGGCCATGGGGACAGGTCTCTGTGttgtcccgtccccccccccaacaagGACAGGTCCCCCCAAGTGACACCGCCCCCCGGCAGGGACACACGTCCCCTTAGGGGACACGGTGCCCCTGGAGGGACACAAGAGCACCCCCTTTGCTGGGAAACGGGACCCTGGCCCtactggggacactgggacaccctgcggctctggggagggggtggggggggctcTTTACCATCTACATTAGCTCCGCCTCCTTCCTGCAGCTCAGTTTCTGATTGGCTGCTGCCTGGCGAGGGCGTGGCCTCCTTAGCACCCTCCGCCTGGGCTGTGCACCCCGAAAAgagaggggggagggagagggaaggggtgAGCAGGCCCCGCCACCGGCACCCAGCACCGGCACCCCAGtttcagcagccagcagcatcccagcaccagcagcatcccagcaccagcATCCCAGTTTCAGCAGCCAGCCgcatcccagcaccagcagcatcccagcaccagcagcatcccagcaccagcagcaacCCAGCACCAGCATCCCAGTTTCAGCAGCCAGCCGcatcccagcagccagcagcatcccagcaccagcATCCCAGTATCGGCAGAAATCAGcatcccagcacccagcagcatcccagcaccagcATCCCAGTATCaacagccaccagcacccagcagcatcccagcaccagcaccccagtatcggcagccagcagcacccagcagcacccagcaccagcaccccagTTTCAGCAGCCATTAgcacccagcagcatcccagcaccagcaccccagTATCGGCAgccagcatcacccagcacgcagcaccagcatcccagtttcagcagccagcagcagccagcagcatccaccagcagcaccccaaTATcatcacccagcaccagcacccaccaccagcacccGCTATCAGCACCCCAATatcagcacccagcagcacccagcaccagcaccccagTATCAGCAGCCAtcagcatcccagcaccagcagaCATCAGCACCCCAATATCAGCACAAATCAACACCCTTCACCAGCACCCAtcagcaccccagcacccatcagcaccctccaccagcaccccaatattggcagccagcagcacccagcaccagcaccctccaccagcaccccaatatcaccacccagcagcacccagcccccagcagcaccctccaccagcaccccagtatcagcaccagcatcccagcacccagcagcacccaccaccagcaccccaaTATcaccacccagcagcacccagcacccagcagcacccaccaccagcaccccagtatcagcaccagcacccagcGGCACcctccaccagcacccaccagagccccccccctccctggggcGCACATAGGAGAGAGGAGGGCTTCCCCCACACCCCTCGCCCCCCCCGTGGAAGCCCCCCGCCCCGATCCCACAAAGCTTgcgcaggcaggcagggagggagaccCCAAATCCCAGCGAGGGGCAGGTTGGGGACAGGAGAGGGGTGCTGGGCGCCCGCCCCCGCTGTCACCCACCCCAATACCTTTTCGGACGACTTTGTAGCCGCTCGGCTCCTCGGCAGCCGGACCCGTCCCAGTCTCATCCACACCTTCCCGGCTCGGGGGGGGCTTCGTGTCCtcggggggggctggggggtccgCCAGCACCTCCTGGGAGGCCGAATCCTGGCTGGAGAGCACCGAATCCCAGGCCTGGCCGGGACCCCCGATGACCGAGGGCGTGGGCGTCAGGTCATCCTCGGGCTCCGCGTCCCGGCAGGGCAGGAGCCTCCGTAGGATCAAGAGCCGCAGGTTCTCCACTGGGATGGGGCGTGGAGGGAAAAGGCGGGTTTGGGGGTTCAGCTCCCCGTGGCAGAGCGGGGGTCTTCCCCCCTGGAGCCCCCCAGTGACACTCACCATCCTCCAGCGCCGCCTCGGCCAGCCCCTCTGTGCCGACCCCCGGCAGCGGCAGGCGCGTGGGGGGTCCCGGCCACTCAGCTGGGAGGGGGTCGGTCACCTCCCCGTCGACCCCCGCgggcaggggggctgcgggcagctcttcctccccttcctccacctCGCTGCCCACCGGCTCCTCCAGCAGCGCCGGCGGCTCTTCCCTTCCCAGGAGGGCGCTGGGATTATCCGctgtggggagaaggggagcTGGTTCAGACCCACATTCTGTCCCCCAAAAGAGGGGCAGGGGTCGGGGGGCTCACCTGGGGGGCAATCCTCTGCCTCCGCCGCAGAGCTGGCGCCCTGGGACAGGAGCGGGGAGACGTCGGGATCCTGTAACACCAGCCTGCGGGATGGAGAACACTCCTTAGGGAAgaggctggagccaggggcTCCCGGGCAGCACCGACCCCCAAAGACCCCCCCCCAAAGTGCCAGGCGGCGCCCCggccagcccccccgccccccccccccaggtccccaGCGAGCAGGGAGGACCCTGTCACCACCTCAACCACCCTCTGGAGAGATCGGCGAGCCGCTGGCCTCAGCCACCAGCGCCCACCAGTACAGCACTGGGATAGGatcccagctcccagcaagAGCCGGGTTGCTCACCCGGGGGGTGCCACACGGGTGGGCTCCGGTGTCCGGCGCTTGGGGGGGAAGGTGGCGTTCCTCGTGGCGCTCTGCACCGCCTCTTCCAGCACCTCCATCCACCTGTGGGGCCCAGAGCTCATCAGCTGCCCCCCCCAGAtaaccccctgccctgccaggacctgtcagcccccccccccccccccagtccccatTCGGAGCACGGCGGTGATGTCCCCCACCCCGCTCTCACCACCCTTCGCACCTACAGAGCACACGGTAAGTGCCAGCACCCGGCTCTTCTGCCCCCCAAAAGACCCCCCCGGGGAAGCACCCACCGTGCTGGGTGACCCCCCCAAAGACCCCCTCCTCTCCCGTGCCCACAAAGGTTTGCGGGGGGGCAGGCGCCGGGCTGGGGTCCCCCtgggaaaggcttttttttcctcccggGAATTTTGGCAGCCAACAGGCTACCAGGCTTTTCTAATGTctattttttgaaagaacagaaaataacgCTGCTTGGTTTAAGAAATCCTTGGACTGTGGCGGCTCGGCTGCCTGCtgcacccccccccctcgcAGGGGGGtcaccccacccctcccctccccatggCTTCAGCCCCCGCCACCCTTACGTGTTTTTCTCCGAGGACGTCAGTGCCACCAGCTCGTAGATCTGGGGTCCCAGCTCCGAGGTGCAGATGATGAAGAGGGCTCGTTTATCTGCACGGGGTGGCCCAGAGccatgaggaagaggagcacGGCAAGGGCTTCAAGACAACCCGCTGACACGGCTGTCCCCAGCGGGGTCGCAGGGGGACGCGGCTTCTCCCTGGTCCTTGTCCCTACCTGTGGCAACGGAGCGGATGAGCACCGAGTTGAGCTTGAGGACGGGGCTGAAGGTCTGTTTGTTGTCCGAAGAGCCCAGCGCCGTCTTGCTGTGACACTTGAGCACCAGTTTCTCgtcctgcttctgcagcagcaccaagAGGTCCTCGAGGAGCAGCACGTGCAGGTCTGGGGTGGGACAGGGGACAGAGAGCCGAGGCTCAGCCAGGGATGCGCTCGCAAGCCAGGTGGAAcctccctcctggctgccaggaGGGACGATGGCCCTGCAGATGTGGCAAAGGGGGGCTAAGAGGGTCCCCGTAacgctgctggggctggaggtaTCGTGCCCATGTCCTGGGGGATGCTGTGgatgcaggggagggggggggtctTCTCCGAGCGCTCCCAGTACCGAGTGGTGGGGAAGGTCCGTACCCACAGTCTTGTCCTTGCTGATGCGCCAGGTGAGTGGCCCTTCGTGGATCATGCGCCGGGAGGTGAGgtccaggctctgcagggagccGAGGGCGGTGGTGAGCGTGGGCTGGGGGCCGGGCAgacccccgctgcccccccttcccccggcTGGTGCCCAGGAGCTGACCTTGAACTCAGCAGCCAGCGGGTTGCTGGTCCTCTCCAGCGAGGTGGCATCCAGGCGTTTCTGGTAGCCTTCCAGCCGGTGTCGGTTCTCCGCTCGCTTCACCGCCTCGTTCACGTACTTGAGGATGTCCCGGCACTGGTCCCGGGCTCGGCACAGCTTCTCGTGCTCCGAGGTGCCCGCTGGGACCATGGGGAGGGGACAGCGggtcagccagcagcagaaccCACAGGAGATGGGGTCGCCCCCGTCTCACCGCCCCAGGTTCCCAGCCACATCCTGGGCACAAAACgccaccagcccagggctcCCTGCCGACGAGAGGGAGATGTCCCCCACCCCGCGACTCCCCCCGGCACAGCTTTCTGCTGGAAAGGCAgcacatccccccccccacGACCCTGGGATCTGGCTCTGGCTGGCCACAGAAAGGCAGGAGACCCCCCTGGTCCAGCTTTCTGCTAGAAAGGCAGcacatcccccccacccccccatcccaaCCCTGGGATGCGGCTCTGGCTGGCCACAGAAAGGCAGCAGCCCCACGGCAGAAGGGAAGGACGCGCTggaggtgggagcaggcagccaaGCATCCCTGGGGACAAGCCCCCCCCCggtgtcccccccagccccttacCCTCGGTGTGCTTGATGatgttctccagcagcagcgGGTACTTGGTCAAACGCTGCATTTCGGAGATGATCAAGTCCTTGAGCTGCAGGCGCCGGCACTGGGGGTTGCTTTCTGCTTCCTAGGGCAGAGAGAAGAGGGTGGGAAGCCCCGAGGTGGGATCAGGGGGAAGCCAGGGGAGCCCCGGGACGAGGAACTGCCCAGGGGAGGGACAAACCTGCATGAAGATCTGGAAACGGCTCTCCTTGCGCTGCTTGGTTTTGATCAGCTCCAGGGCAATGGATTGGTAAGAGCAGAAGTCAGCAGCCACCTGCTGGATTTCCTCTTTGGCCAGGCCGTCGAACTGGGGGTGGGtaggtgtgtgtgtgcaggggagAAGTGGGCTCAGGCACCCCCAGGCTTGGCCCTGACCCCCCCACATCTCCCTGAGCTTGTTTCTCCCATCGGCTGCAAGCCAGCAGCCCCCGCTCCCCCACCCAGATGCTGCTGGTACCCCGGAGCATCCTTCGCCGAGGGAAATCCTGTTCCCATCCCTAATATTTCACAGATTTTctaagcccccccccccgcccatTTTACAACTGGGACGCGGAGCTGTGCCCCCCAGCTTTCTCCCACCGGTCGCTGAGAAACAGGGGTCACACAGAAACGGGGGTGACCAGCATCGGACCAGCCACGGTCCAGCTCGTCTGCTCTtgagcacagccacagccagagTGACAGTGGGGTCACCTCCACCTCCCCTGCAAGATGTCAAGCCCTCCACGCTGGAGGACAAGAAGATGTCCATGGGGGCTCTaccacccctgtgcccccctTACCCGAGACAGCATGAGATCCCCAATTTCTTTGATGATTGGTCCTTCTTCCCGGAGCTTCTTCATGGATTCGGAGAGAGAATCTGAACGAGGATGCGAGAGACAAGACAGGACTCACGTCAATGAGGCACCGGGGCCACCCACATCACCCGTGGGAGCACCCACCAAGCTGGCAGCCTCCGAGGGTCCCTGCTGGGCACGGGTGCAGGTGCGGGGAGGGGTCTGAGAGCCACGTGGGCTTCGATTGCTGCTGTCACGGGTGCAGCGTGTCAAGGAGCGTGACACTGAAAGCGTGTCCTGCAAGTGTGCTACACCAGGGGCTGGTACAGACCAGGCATCCCAGACACAGGCGCTGGAAAAGCCcggaaaaaaatcaggttttggaTTGTTCCcgggagaggggaagaagaaacGGGAGCGGCAAGATGGTACGATGCCCTCAGCGGGGCTGGTCTGAGCGGTGTGTGACCACGCAGGAGCCCGGGGCAGCCGTGGGCCACCCTCTGCTCCCACTCCGGGGGGTATTTCCAGGGAGGAGCAGGATCCGAGCGGGATGAGGCTTACTGTGGATTTCTATCAGGTCAGGGAGGTTGGGGAAGAGGAGCGCCAGCTCTTCCCGGGACAGCAGGCTCTCCTTCTTCATCCGCTGGTAAAAGAGGAGGTCGAGGACTCGGAGGATGCGGAGGTGAGACCCTTCGGTGGCAAAGAGCTCTGTGCAAAAGGCACAGGGGTGGAGAAATGCCCGGGGGAGCCTCGAGGTGCCGGGGGGACGCTGCCGGGGGGGTCCCTCGCGTCCCTGGGAAGCCCCCTGCTTCTTACCGTTGATCACCTCTTGCCGGTCAATCTCCTTCTGCGGTAGGTTGGCCACCAGCTCCCGGCTGACCGTGTGCTGCCAGTTCTGGGAGTCCAGCTCGGGCTCCAGGTCGGAGAGCTGGCCCTGCTCGTCCTCCAGGAGGTGAGGCAGGAAGGGATCCACGCCGAAACCCAGGTTGGGCGACTCGATGCTCCTGGGAGGGTGAAAGGTGGCGGTGGGAGTACTCTGCAGCCACCCGCAGCCAGCCAGCCCGCCCCGCAGCGCTCCCAGTACAGCCAATATCTACCTGGGCCCTATTTCGGCTTGAAACCCGGGGCCTTCAGCACAAGAAGTACAAGCCTCTGACTCTTGAGCTAAAAGCCTAGGTCCCCCAGCAGACATCTATATAGGTCCTTTAAGCTCCTGCGTGAGACACAAGGGAACAGAGGTGCCCCCTCGCCCCAGGAGGATGGAGAGCTAACAGGGGACTCCCTCCCGGGGCATCGCCTCCCCTTGTGCTCTGTCAAGGCTGGCTGACGGGGAGGGAAAAGCTAGGAAGGTGCAGACGGAGCCCCTCTGACCCCCCCAAAAGCGGGGGCACGGCCCCTGCACGCCCCTACAGTGACCCTCCTGCTCTGAAGGCAAACTGGCCCCCGGGCCCCCGGCTGGCTCGGGGCGGCGCGGTAGAGAGGGCAGAGAGCGAGGCTGGGCCACTCACCTGCGTCCCATCTTCGGCGTGTACGGGGGGGTGGGATTTTCCAGCGACCTGAGGAAGGACGGGAGAGTCACCCTCGTGTCCTGACGTGCTGGCCCCCTTCCCCACATCGCTGCACCCCAcggggcagcacccagcagcattTCTCTAAGCCCCTCCAGCCGCGGCACCGGTGCTACCGGCTGTGAGGTTCAGGGCACAAATGGGAATTAAATGGGAATTAAAAGCCCAATTCTCGCTTTTCCCCTGGGAAACGCCAgccaggaggctctgcaggcaCTGCGAGGCCGGGACCACCCTGCCCTGCGTGCCTGGGGCTCGGCCTTGACCCACAGGCTTAGCAAGAGCTTTCCCAGGAGAGTGTCTCAACCCAAGGGGTTCAGCCTCCAGACCCCCGGCCGTCCCGGCTGCCCTTTGAAGCCAAACACACCCAGGGGACCCCCGGTCCTCCCTGCTCGGGGCTCGGACGGCACCTCCCACCTCGTGGACAGGCTGGAAGCAGAAGATGATGCTGACTGGTGAAGTCTCGTGGCCTCGGCTGCGGCATCCATGTCCACATCGCTCCGGGAGCGAGGCACGTTTTCTGCTTTCCGGGATTTCTTCATCTCCTCCCGGCCTTTCAAGCTCTCTGAGCGGCCCAGCTTGACCTCAGCACGGGAACTGTAGGGGAGACAAAGGCAAGAACAGGCTGAGCCTGGTGGGATGAGCAGGGATGGATGTCCCCGtgataaaacaaaaccctgaaagcacaggctgcccccgccgcctccccctGCCCTACCCGTCTGACTCCAGCAGATCCTCAGGGAAGCTGCCGGTGGAGAGCCGCTGGGTGCCAGGCTCCTGGCTCTCGTAATGCTGGTTGTTCTCAAAGTGCTGGATGATGTTCCTCACATTGCCGGGTTTGACTGTCAGGGGGAAAGCAAGGAAGCAACCCCGGTGAGacagggctgggcacagctgggcagatGCTGGTGCTGCCGCCCACCCCGTGGCACCGCGGCCTCGGCCATCTGCCCGGCAGAGCAGCGTCCAGCTCGGCGAAGGCGCTGGCAGCATCGCGCTCGCTCATCCAGGGGCATTCCCCGAGGCTGGCTGCCAGCTTCCTCGGGGTGATGCGCTGAGCAGGCGCCCGGGATGCTCGAGCACTGGGTGGGAATGGTCggctgctgtgggcagccctCCTCCCGGACCCCATGGCACCCATCCGAGCCCACCCCGACACCCGGTGTGACAACACTGGAGTAGCTCAGGGGggacacacaaaataaaacaaagcacatgAGGTGAATGGCAAATGAAAGAAGAGGCCTTTTACCTTCAACAGGGGACAAAGGGACATGaaatgctgaaaggaaaaacaaaaatgagatgTCAAATCAATCCTGCATTTCGGCAACGAAGGAGGCAAAGAGGGAACGTGTGAGCTAACGACATGAGAACTCAAAGcagaaggggaggaagaggaacacaggcacacacacgtgtacacacacacacacgtatgtgCGCACACTTGCTCTCCGCCACCTCAGCCCCCCCAGGAGCTGCGGCACTTTTaaggcacagccagcagcccgTAAGCCTGCAGGACGGGGTAGGAAGATAAATCTCGGGGGGGGAGAGCTCGGCTCTGCTCCCTTCCTGCTCCCCTCAAAGCCACGCGGGAGCAGGGGCGGCTGAGACAACAGGTTTCCAACGAGcggctggaggagagcagagggtgGCCGACGAGAAACGCCTACAGCCGGGTGAAGAGGAGTCCCACGGGTGCCAAAGGCCACCCGACAGCCGCCAGGCACCCAGACGGCCGCGGCTCCcctccaggcagcagggaggctggggggtACAGCAGCCCGGCAGGTCCCCCATACTCACTGCTCTGGGAGGAGATTTTGGGCTTCCCGATGTACTTGAGGATGGGGTTGCGCTTCTTGTCTTCAATGgcatccttttccttcttcgtgctgctgctctgtggggaCACCCGAGAGGAGCAACGATAAAAAGACATGCCACCCCGCGAGCCCCGGGGGGGTCCCCAGCCTTCGCCGCGCTGGCTGAACGCTGCGGCATGAGCCGTCGGGaaagggatggggctgggatcCAGCTTAAGCGCCTCCCcaaggcactggggggggggatgggaaTCTCCGGAGAACCCCTCCTCAGGTTGCCTCGGAAGATCCAACAGCCAGAGCCACCCACCTTCTTGGTCTTGGGGAAGAAGGGCAGCCACTTGTCCCTGTCCGGGAGGGACGGAGCCTTCTCGCTGGTGCCGGCCACCCGGGGCTCCCGGCTGCGGATGCCTGTGTGGTTCATATACGTGCTGAGGGCAAAGGCCATGGGggagctggaagagaggagagCGTGAGGCTGCAGATCCGACACCAGGACAGGGCACCGCAGGCCAGGGGGGAGGCTGGGACGTCCCGCAGGGCTCTGCGGGGAGAGAGGGtccttccctccccaggcaggagaggaTGCCCGGGTTGGGATGCAGGGGGAGTGAGAAGGCAGGAAAGGCAAGAAGCAGTTGAAGGGGGCGAGCTGGGGTGGCACaggctggcagggggctgcagctggcacaccaggacccccagggaAGCGTTCAcccttccccaggcacagcctgAGAGCCCACCAGGGATACCCCTGGCATGGGGAGAGGGTGCCGGAGGCCGGCATGGGGAGGGGACGCTCCTGCGATTCCTTTTGCCTCCTCAGCTAACAGCTGTAAGGCAGTCACATCTGGATGTGCTCCTGCCGTGCCCTGGGGCCACTCACCTCCTGTCCTCTTCGTATTTCGACCTGgagagagagatggggagagaTCAAAGAGCTTGTTTGAAACAGGCTCCTCTACccagcccccaggcagggcGCTGGCGGCACCAGCCCTCCACCCCGCCATGCCCCCTGCCCACACTGCACCCAGCGCCTGCTCCAGActctccttcccacctccaATGGCAAATGCGTGCATCAAGTCGGACCCAGGAGCAACGCTAAGCCCGTgtcccatccccttccccacgTTCTCGCCCCAGATCCAAGCCGAGGCGCTCCCCCAcgtgcagggcagggagccccCACAGCAGCCCGGCACTCACAGTATGTCGCCCAACTGGGCCAGCTGCTTCTCGGCCACTTGCCGCTCCTTCTGGGGGTCCCCATCCAGGTCCAAGAGGTCGTTCTCCCCGTACAGGCTCCCCAGGCCCATGGTGCGCTTTGTTCTGCGGAGGACAAGGGTCAGGGCCACCCGCACGGGCAGGAGCCCACCGAGCTCTGCGGGGCACCCAGGCAGCCGTTACCTGTAGTCCTGGATCTGCTCCTGTATCTCGGGCATCACCATCTCCTGAGCTTCAAAGAGGGCGGCTCGGACATCGTCCCCATTCCGCAGGCGAGTCTCTGGGGATGGGAGAGGAGAATCGGTGTCACCAACCAAGGCTCAGCGTGCAGGGAAGGGCACAAGGGATCTGCTGGCAGCCTCCGGCCcttgggcagagcagggcaggcgGGGAGCCCGCAGAGCCTCTCTGCTGGCCTCCCCCTGCCAGAGCACAGCGTCCTTCCCAGTTGGTTTCCGGGCTGGGACAACCTGTCTCCCCTTCTGCACACCCAGGCTGAGACACCTGCCCACGATAAATCCCCCAGGACCACCGGGGCCGAGCTGGGGGAATGCTCAGGAACCCCAGTCCCAAACCTCACCGCACCCTCCCTAAGAGAGCAAGAAGCAGAGTCCTGCAGAATTCCTTTGGGATGCCGATTTGGCACCCTAACAAACAGCCTTCGTCCAGGGCGAAGGTGCCAGTGAGGCAGACCACGGGTGTTAGGGCAGACCCCCAGCTGCGGCACCCCACGCGGGAGCCCCTCACTCACCGATCTCCGCCAGGAGCTGCTCAGACACCTTCACTcggagaggctggggagggaaggcagagaagagTGGCTCAGCGCTGGGTCGCTTTCCCCGTGCAGCGAGTGGGGCTGGAAGGGGCTGGAGATACGGCACGCACGCCACAACCCCGCTCAAGCCAGCGTGGAGAGCGTGCCCTGCGCTCCTGCACCATCGCCCGGTGGCAATTTCTGCAGCCAAAGGGGCGAGAGCTGGGAATCTCACACAGCAAGcgcccagcccccagcccacaaTCCCCTCTGGAGC
The sequence above is drawn from the Falco naumanni isolate bFalNau1 chromosome 20, bFalNau1.pat, whole genome shotgun sequence genome and encodes:
- the ARHGEF11 gene encoding rho guanine nucleotide exchange factor 11 isoform X4, whose product is MSVRPPQALDSQPGSKRQPHLPRLSSLSSLGDSSSERRSPGHHRQPSDSSETTGLVQRCVIIQKDQHGFGFTVSGDRVVLVQSVRPGGAAMRAGVQEGDRIVKVNGTMVTNSSHLEVVKLIKSGAYVALTLLGSPPPSVGLSNSQQDMSVAGAPRVTPACPPPPPPPPLPPPQRITDPKPLQDPEVQKHATQILRNMLRQEEAELQRFYEVYSRNPATAVEEQIEGARRRVSQLQLKILQETGGSMDSGQLCSDSSLAGFRMTEGRLSLDSQDGDSGLESGTERFPSVSEISLNRNSVLSDHGLDSPRTSPVITARLFQHHRRQGSDTPGTPSAEQGLDRTGRPLIIGPEEDCDLGYFNNECDSLFQDLGKLKSRPAHLGVFLRYIFSQADPSPLLFYLCTDVCQQTTAKDSRVLGKDIWNIFLDRNAPLRVKVSEQLLAEIETRLRNGDDVRAALFEAQEMVMPEIQEQIQDYRTKRTMGLGSLYGENDLLDLDGDPQKERQVAEKQLAQLGDILSKYEEDRSSPMAFALSTYMNHTGIRSREPRVAGTSEKAPSLPDRDKWLPFFPKTKKSSSTKKEKDAIEDKKRNPILKYIGKPKISSQSIKPGNVRNIIQHFENNQHYESQEPGTQRLSTGSFPEDLLESDGSRAEVKLGRSESLKGREEMKKSRKAENVPRSRSDVDMDAAAEATRLHQSASSSASSLSTRSLENPTPPYTPKMGRRSIESPNLGFGVDPFLPHLLEDEQGQLSDLEPELDSQNWQHTVSRELVANLPQKEIDRQEVINELFATEGSHLRILRVLDLLFYQRMKKESLLSREELALLFPNLPDLIEIHNSLSESMKKLREEGPIIKEIGDLMLSRFDGLAKEEIQQVAADFCSYQSIALELIKTKQRKESRFQIFMQEAESNPQCRRLQLKDLIISEMQRLTKYPLLLENIIKHTEAGTSEHEKLCRARDQCRDILKYVNEAVKRAENRHRLEGYQKRLDATSLERTSNPLAAEFKSLDLTSRRMIHEGPLTWRISKDKTVDLHVLLLEDLLVLLQKQDEKLVLKCHSKTALGSSDNKQTFSPVLKLNSVLIRSVATDKRALFIICTSELGPQIYELVALTSSEKNTWMEVLEEAVQSATRNATFPPKRRTPEPTRVAPPGLVLQDPDVSPLLSQGASSAAEAEDCPPADNPSALLGREEPPALLEEPVGSEVEEGEEELPAAPLPAGVDGEVTDPLPAEWPGPPTRLPLPGVGTEGLAEAALEDVENLRLLILRRLLPCRDAEPEDDLTPTPSVIGGPGQAWDSVLSSQDSASQEVLADPPAPPEDTKPPPSREGVDETGTGPAAEEPSGYKVVRKAQAEGAKEATPSPGSSQSETELQEGGGANVDGNYFYVSMPTGPPQPAPVPPSSPPRGSPQEAPPRPSPAEGSPDPPAPLCDVDLIFRTIEQLTLKLNRLKAVETAHRDLLRSLGRSSSADATPLGGSAPEMDGWSQRPPSPDSDSPLSRALRSLQGAATNAPGSRAPLAEDPARNTGL
- the ARHGEF11 gene encoding rho guanine nucleotide exchange factor 11 isoform X7 produces the protein MSVRPPQALDRLSSLSSLGDSSSERRSPGHHRQPSDSSETTGLVQRCVIIQKDQHGFGFTVSGDRVVLVQSVRPGGAAMRAGVQEGDRIVKVNGTMVTNSSHLEVVKLIKSGAYVALTLLGSPPPSVGLSNSQQDMSVAGAPRVTPACPPPPPPPPLPPPQRITDPKPLQDPEVQKHATQILRNMLRQEEAELQRFYEVYSRNPATAVEEQIEGARRRVSQLQLKILQETGGSMDSGQLCSDSSLAGFRMTEGRLSLDSQDGDSGLESGTERFPSVSEISLNRNSVLSDHGLDSPRTSPVITARLFQHHRRQGSDTPGTPSAEQGLDRTGRPLIIGPEEDCDLGYFNNECDSLFQDLGKLKSRPAHLGVFLRYIFSQADPSPLLFYLCTDVCQQTTAKDSRVLGKDIWNIFLDRNAPLRVKVSEQLLAEIETRLRNGDDVRAALFEAQEMVMPEIQEQIQDYRTKRTMGLGSLYGENDLLDLDGDPQKERQVAEKQLAQLGDILSKYEEDRSSPMAFALSTYMNHTGIRSREPRVAGTSEKAPSLPDRDKWLPFFPKTKKSSSTKKEKDAIEDKKRNPILKYIGKPKISSQSTFHVPLSPVEVKPGNVRNIIQHFENNQHYESQEPGTQRLSTGSFPEDLLESDGSRAEVKLGRSESLKGREEMKKSRKAENVPRSRSDVDMDAAAEATRLHQSASSSASSLSTRSLENPTPPYTPKMGRRSIESPNLGFGVDPFLPHLLEDEQGQLSDLEPELDSQNWQHTVSRELVANLPQKEIDRQEVINELFATEGSHLRILRVLDLLFYQRMKKESLLSREELALLFPNLPDLIEIHNSLSESMKKLREEGPIIKEIGDLMLSRFDGLAKEEIQQVAADFCSYQSIALELIKTKQRKESRFQIFMQEAESNPQCRRLQLKDLIISEMQRLTKYPLLLENIIKHTEAGTSEHEKLCRARDQCRDILKYVNEAVKRAENRHRLEGYQKRLDATSLERTSNPLAAEFKSLDLTSRRMIHEGPLTWRISKDKTVDLHVLLLEDLLVLLQKQDEKLVLKCHSKTALGSSDNKQTFSPVLKLNSVLIRSVATDKRALFIICTSELGPQIYELVALTSSEKNTWMEVLEEAVQSATRNATFPPKRRTPEPTRVAPPGLVLQDPDVSPLLSQGASSAAEAEDCPPADNPSALLGREEPPALLEEPVGSEVEEGEEELPAAPLPAGVDGEVTDPLPAEWPGPPTRLPLPGVGTEGLAEAALEDVENLRLLILRRLLPCRDAEPEDDLTPTPSVIGGPGQAWDSVLSSQDSASQEVLADPPAPPEDTKPPPSREGVDETGTGPAAEEPSGYKVVRKAQAEGAKEATPSPGSSQSETELQEGGGANVDGNYFYVSMPTGPPQPAPVPPSSPPRGSPQEAPPRPSPAEGSPDPPAPLCDVDLIFRTIEQLTLKLNRLKAVETAHRDLLRSLGRSSSADATPLGGSAPEMDGWSQRPPSPDSDSPLSRALRSLQGAATNAPGSRAPLAEDPARNTGL